In Solanum lycopersicum chromosome 5, SLM_r2.1, the following are encoded in one genomic region:
- the LOC101249360 gene encoding U-box domain-containing protein 19, whose translation MINKSNEFIRRILNFPAIRPSETVCLSSLVASLIQLGQTICEFKSRTFYTNKKNVRNSIRLIEDILIVLKEIPNGASRFASSSIVSLSEIHFIFQKFHFLLNDCSREDSRIWILAKSEDVSCQFKMLARAVAVALDVLPLEEMDVSVEGREVVEFVRNQAVKLKFEVEMDDGRMQLNVLKILDLLEDGIVPESCDLKRVLDYLGIKRWSACNREVKFLDNEMLLEGNTEEKRDMGILSSLMGFMIYCRGTLFEVLDNGASRQINGGSTNVDQVIRFLNLDDFRCPITLEIMSDPVTIASGHTYDRSSILKWFRAGNSTCPKTGERLTSIDLVPNLALKVLIKQYFSANGIPFVETGTRNRDAVRFVGSSTVANEQAMKLLASFLVGRLVAGTMEQQNKAAFEIRLLTKTSIFNRSCLVEAGAIPPLLNLVTSRDSSCQENVMATLLNLSKNSKCKSTIVGNGGLFLILDVLKGGLKMEARQHAAGTLFYLTSVEEYRKMMGDNPEFIPSLLELLRNGTDRGKKNALVTIFGLLMRPENHWRVIAAGLVPLVVNLLKSFEREDLITDSLAVLSTLSERLDGAMAVLYAGALPIIVNVLSSCNSRASKEYCVSLLLALCINGGADAVPVLVKNSSLMGPLYSLLAEGNSKASKKASTLIRILHEYNEKTSSGLITPVFIEDQFINVW comes from the coding sequence ATGATCAACAAATCTAACGAATTTATTCGCCGGATTTTGAATTTTCCGGCTATTCGTCCAAGTGAAACAGTGTGTTTGTCTAGCCTTGTTGCATCTTTGATTCAACTAGGCCAAACAATATGTGAATTCAAGTCAAgaactttttatacaaataagaAGAATGTTAGAAATTCGATTCGTTTAATTGAGGACATTCTCATTGTTCTTAAAGAAATCCCAAATGGGGCTTCAAGATTTGCTAGTTCAAGCATTGTGAGCTTATCTGAGATTCATTTTATCTTCCAGAAGTTTCATTTCTTGTTGAATGATTGTAGCAGAGAAGATTCAAGAATATGGATTTTAGCGAAATCTGAGGATGTTTCTTGCCAGTTTAAGATGCTAGCAAGAGCTGTTGCTGTGGCACTTGATGTTCTTCCTTTAGAGGAAATGGATGTTTCTGTGGAGGGTAGAGAAGTGGTTGAGTTTGTGAGGAATCAAGCTGTTAAGTTGAAGTTTGAAGTCGAAATGGATGATGGGAGAATGCAATTGAATGTTTTGAAGATTTTGGATCTACTTGAAGATGGAATTGTTCCGGAATCATGTGATCTGAAAAGGGTTCTTGATTATTTAGGAATTAAACGTTGGAGCGCGTGTAATAGAGAAGTTAAGTTCTTGGATAATGAGATGTTGTTGGAGGGGAATACTGAGGAGAAGAGAGATATGGGGATCCTTAGTAGCTTAATGGGGTTCATGATATACTGCAGGGGAACTCTGTTTGAAGTATTGGATAATGGAGCAAGTAGACAAATCAATGGAGGCAGTACTAATGTAGATCAAGTTATCAGGTTCTTAAATCTTGATGATTTCAGGTGTCCAATTACACTTGAAATCATGAGTGATCCAGTGACAATAGCCTCAGGTCACACGTATGATCGGTCTTCGATTCTGAAATGGTTCAGAGCTGGAAATTCAACTTGTCCAAAGACTGGTGAGAGATTAACAAGTATTGATTTGGTTCCTAATTTGGCTTTGAAGGTTTTAATCAAACAGTATTTCTCCGCGAATGGTATTCCATTTGTGGAGACTGGTACGAGAAATCGTGATGCTGTAAGATTTGTTGGTTCAAGTACTGTGGCTAATGAGCAGGCTATGAAGTTGCTTGCAAGTTTTCTAGTAGGCAGGCTGGTTGCTGGAACAATGGAACAGCAAAATAAGGCTGCTTTCGAGATTCGTTTGCTCACCAAAACAAGTATTTTTAACAGGTCTTGTTTGGTGGAAGCTGGTGCAATCCCACCTCTTCTGAATCTTGTTACTTCAAGGGATTCCTCTTGTCAAGAGAATGTGATGGCTACTCTACTGAACCTCTCAAAGAACTCTAAATGCAAAAGTACAATTGTTGGAAATGGAGGTTTGTTCTTAATACTTGATGTGTTGAAAGGAGGGCTAAAGATGGAGGCTCGACAGCACGCAGCTGGTACATTATTCTACCTTACATCAGTAGAAGAGTACCGTAAAATGATGGGAGATAATCCGGAGTTCATTCCATCACTTCTGGAGTTGCTAAGAAATGGCACTGACAGAGGAAAAAAGAATGCCTTGGTCACCATTTTTGGCCTCTTAATGCGCCCCGAAAACCACTGGAGAGTGATTGCTGCTGGATTAGTCCCCTTGGTGGTTAATCTGTTGAAATCTTTCGAAAGGGAAGATCTCATTACAGATTCCTTAGCAGTTTTATCAACGCTTTCTGAAAGGCTAGACGGAGCAATGGCTGTTCTTTATGCTGGAGCTTTGCCTATTATCGTCAATGTTCTAAGTTCTTGCAATTCAAGGGCATCAAAAGAGTACTGTGTCTCGTTGTTGCTGGCTTTGTGTATCAATGGTGGAGCAGATGCAGTTCCTGTTTTAGTAAAGAACTCATCTCTCATGGGACCGTTATATTCCCTCCTGGCTGAAGGCAACTCAAAAGCAAGCAAGAAAGCTAGTACACTCATCAGAATCTTGCACGAGTACAACGAGAAGACCTCATCTGGCTTGATCACTCCAGTTTTTATAGAGGATCAATTCATTAATGTGTGGTAA
- the LOC101253894 gene encoding probable xyloglucan endotransglucosylase/hydrolase protein 33, which produces MEFFLHDRKFILSAFLILCMIIVVSCRGPVYKPPEIEKLTDHFSRLSVNQSYNVFYGGSNIHITNNGSSAEIILDKSSGSGLISKEKYYYGFFNAALKLPAHFTSGVVVAFYMSNSDVFPHNHDEIDFELLGHEKRRDWVLQTNLYGNGSVHTGREEKFYLWFDPTLDFHDYTILWNNHHIVFLVDNVPVREVVHNTAISSVYPSKPMSTILTIWDGSEWATHGGKYPVNYNYAPFITTIKGIELEGCVKQQQNTCSKRSSTSSLDPVDGEGFMKLSSQQMKGLDWARRKHMFYSYCQDTKRYKVLPPECTSE; this is translated from the exons atggaatttTTCCTTCATGatagaaaatttatattatcaGCATTCTTGATTTTATGCATGATTATTGTTGTTTCATGTCGAGGTCCAGTGTACAAACCTCCAGAAATCGAAAAATTAACTGATCATTTTAGTCGATTATCGGTTAATCAGAGTTATAATGTGTTTTATGGAGgttctaatattcatattaCAAATAATGGGTCAAGTGCTgaaattattttagataaatCTTCAG GTTCTGGACTAATCTCTAAAGAGAAATATTACTATGGTTTCTTTAATGCTGCACTAAAATTGCCTGCTCATTTTACATCAGGAGTTGTTGTTGccttttat atGTCAAACTCAGATGTGTTTCCACACAACCATGATGAAATAGACTTTGAATTGCTTGGACATGAGAAGAGAAGGGATTGGGTTTTACAGACAAATCTTTATGGAAATGGAAGTGTTCACACtggaagagaagaaaaattctACCTATGGTTTGATCCAACTTTGGATTTTCATGATTATACCATCCTTTGGAATAATCATCACATAGT ATTTCTCGTGGACAATGTACCAGTAAGAGAAGTGGTTCACAACACAGCAATCTCTTCAGTTTACCCATCAAAGCCAATGTCAACTATATTGACAATATGGGATGGATCAGAATGGGCAACACATGGAGGAAAATACCCTGTAAACTATAATTATGCACCTTTTATAACAACAATCAAAGGTATTGAATTAGAAGGTTGtgtaaaacaacaacaaaatacatgttCTAAGAGAAGTAGTACTTCAAGTTTGGACCCTGTTGATGGAGAAGGATTTATGAAGTTATCATCACAACAGATGAAAGGATTGGATTGGGCTAGGAGAAAACATATGTTTTACTCATACTGTCAAGATACTAAGAGATACAAAGTTCTACCACCAGAATGCACTTCTGAATAG
- the LOC101254200 gene encoding small ribosomal subunit protein uS9: MQAAPATVESVQCFGRKKTAVAVTHCKRGRGLIKINGVPIELVQPEILRYKAFEPILLLGRQRFAGVDMRIRVKGGGHTSQIYAIRQSIAKALVAFYQKYVDEQTKKEIKDILIRYDRTLLVADPRRCEPKKFGGRGARSRFQKSYR, translated from the coding sequence ATGCAGGCGGCACCGGCGACAGTGGAGTCCGTGCAATGTTTCGGGCGGAAGAAGACGGCGGTGGCGGTGACACACTGCAAGCGTGGTCGTGGTTTGATCAAAATCAACGGAGTTCCTATCGAGCTTGTTCAGCCGGAGATTCTCCGGTACAAAGCTTTCGAGCCAATCCTCCTTCTAGGTCGTCAACGATTCGCCGGAGTTGACATGAGAATCCGAGTCAAAGGAGGAGGTCATACTTCTCAGATCTACGCTATCCGTCAGTCAATTGCAAAGGCTCTTGTTGCTTTCTACCAGAAGTACGTTGATGAGCAGACGAAGAAGGAGATTAAGGATATTCTGATTCGATACGATAGGACTTTGCTTGTTGCTGATCCTAGACGTTGTGAGCCTAAGAAGTTTGGTGGTCGTGGTGCTCGTTCTAGGTTCCAGAAATCTTACCGTTAA
- the ADH2B7d gene encoding aldehyde dehydrogenase family 2 member B7d — MAARVFLSRSVHLLSKGKRSHLGKIAAYKYSTAAAFEEPVKPTVNVDHTKLLINGQFVDSASGKTFPTLDPRTGEVIAHIAEGDAEDINRAVAAARKAFDEGPWPRMTAYERSKILLRLADLIEKHNDQIATLETWDTGKPYAQAAKIEVPMVVRLLRYYAGWADKIHGMTIPADGPYHVQTLHEPIGVAGQIIPWNFPLLMFSWKIGPALACGNTIVLKTAEQTPLSALYVASLFQEAGLPEGVLNIISGYGATAGASLCSHMDVDKLAFTGSTETGKTILELAAKSNLKPVTLELGGKSPFIVCEDADIDTAVEQAHFALFFNQGQCCCAGSRTYVHEKVYDEFLEKAKARALKRVVGDPFKSGTEQGPQIDSKQFDKIMKYIRSGVDSGATLETGGEQFGKKGYYIRPTVFSNVKDDMLIAQDEIFGPVQSILKFKDLDEVVRRANSSRYGLAAGVFSQNIDTANTLARALRVGTVWINCFDTFDATIPFGGYKMSGQGREKGEYGLKNYLQVKAVVTPLKNPAWL, encoded by the exons ATGGCGGCTCGTGTATTTCTCTCTCGTTCTGTTCATCTGCTATCAaagg GAAAAAGATCCCATCTTGGCAAAATAGCTGCTTATAAATACAGCACAGCGGCTGCTTTCGAGGAGCCCGTCAAGCCTACTGTCAATGTGGATCATACTAAACTTCTTATCAACGGGCAATTTGTTGATTCTGCATCAG gaaaaactttCCCGACTCTCGACCCCAGGACAGGGGAGGTAATTGCACATATTGCTGAAGGTGATGCAGAAGATATTAATCGGGCAGTTGCTGCTGCTCGTAAGGCTTTCGATGAAGGACCATGGCCTAGGATGACTGCTTAT GAAAGGTCAAAGATATTGCTGCGCCTTGCTGATCTGATTGAAAAACATAACGATCAAATTGCAACGCTCGAGACTTGGGACACTGGGAAGCCTTATGCACAAGCTGCTAAGATTGAAGTACCAATGGTTGTACGTCTACTCCGTTATTATGCTG GCTGGGCAGATAAAATTCATGGTATGACCATTCCTGCCGATGGACCATATCATGTTCAAACGTTGCATGAACCGATCGGGGTTGCTGGTCAGATTATCCCATGGAATTTTCCTCTTCTCATGTTTTCTTGGAAGATTGGCCCTGCTTTAGCTTGTGGTAACACAATTGTGCTAAAGACGGCTGAGCAGACCCCATTATCTGCATTGTATGTAGCAAGTCTATTTCAGGAG GCTGGCCTGCCTGAAGGTGTTCTGAATATAATTTCTGGTTATGGTGCCACAGCTGGTGCTTCTCTGTGTAGTCATATGGATGTGGATAAG CTTGCTTTTACTGGATCAACAGAAACCGGGAAAACCATACTTGAATTGGCTGCTAAGAGCAATCTTAAGCCTGTGACATTGGAACTTGGAGGGAAATCCCCTTTTATTGTTTGTGAGGATGCTGATATTGATACGGCCGTTGAACAAGCTCATTTTGCTCTCTTCTTTAATCAG GGCCAATGTTGTTGTGCTGGTTCTCGGACCTATGTTCACGAGAAGGTCTATGATGAATTTCTGGAGAAGGCAAAGGCACGCGCCTTGAAACGAGTAGTTGGTGATCCGTTTAAATCAGGCACTGAGCAGGGTCCTCAG ATTGATTCAAAACAGTTCGATAAGATCATGAAGTACATTAGATCTGGTGTTGATAGTGGAGCTACTCTTGAAACTGGCGGTGAGCAATTTGGTAAAAAGGGATACTATATTAGGCCCACCGTCTTCTCTAATGTTAAG GATGATATGCTGATTGCACAGGATGAGATTTTTGGTCCAGTACAGTCCATCTTAAAATTTAA GGATCTTGATGAAGTGGTACGGAGAGCTAATAGTTCTCGGTATGGTCTAGCTGCTGGAGTATTTTCACAGAACATCGACACTGCAAACACGTTGGCACGAGCCTTGAGAGTTGGGACGGTATGGATTAATTGCTTTGATACGTTTGATGCTACAATTCCTTTTGGTGGCTATAAGATGAGTGGTCAGGGAAGAGAAAAGGGAGAATACGGTCTCAAAAATTACTTGCAAGTAAAGGCAGTTGTGACACCATTGAAGAATCCAGCATGGTTATAA